GAAGAAGATAGAATTTAAAATATAGTAATTACAGCTATACTAACCAGCCTGGAACATCTACCTTGAACTTTAAAAAATTATGCTTACCCAAGATAAAAAACAACGTAACTGGAAGCCCATTCTCAAAGCATTCGAGGGTGTCCTTGGCAAAAATGGTGTGGTGCAACGCCGCGAAGAACTCATTACATATGAATGCGATGGTTTAACTGGTTATCGCCAACGTCCCGCTGTGGTGGTTTTACCCAGAACTACAGAACAAGTTGCCCAAGTTGTGAAAATATGCAATCAATATTCAATACCTTTCATAGCACGCGGTTCTGGTACTGGTCTATCTGGCGGCGCTTTACCAGTAGAAGATTCTGTTCTAATTGTTACCTCATTAATGCGGCAAATCCTCAGCATTGATTTAGAAAATCAACGGACAGTTGTACAACCAGGGGTGATTAATAGTTGGGTAACACAAGCTGTAAGTGGTGCTGGTTTTTACTACGCTCCTGACCCTTCTAGCCAAATTATCTGCTCGATTGGGGGCAACATTGCGGAAAATTCTGGTGGCGTACATTGTCTAAAATACGGTGTTACTACTAACCACGTTTTAGGATTAAAAATTGTCACGCCGGAAGGAGATATTATCGATATGGGCGGACAAATTCCAGAAATGCCTGGTTATGATTTAACAGGTGTTTTTGTTGGTTCTGAAGGCACTTTAGGAATTGCCACAGAAATTACTTTGCGAATTCTCAAAAGTGCTGAATCAATTTGTGTACTATTGGCAGATTTTACAAGTATTGAAGCTGCTGGAGCAACTGTTTCTGACATCATCAGTGCCGGGATTATTCCTGGTGGTATGGAAATGATGGACAACTTTAGCATCAATGCAGTTGAAGATGTTGTAGCAACTAATTGTTATCCCCGCGATGCTACTGCTATTTTGCTAATAGAAATTGACGGTTTAGAAGTGGAAGTTGCAGGGAATAAGCAGCGAGTTACCGAAATTTGTAAAAAGAATGGGGCGCGGAATGTCACTTCTGCTACTGACCCAGAAACTCGTTTGAAATTATGGAAAGGGCGCAAAGCTGCTTTTGCTGCTGCTGGACATTTAAGCCCAGATTATTATGTACAAGATGGTGTAATTCCTCGGACTCAGTTGCCTTATGTTTTACATGAAATTGAGGCATTAAGTAAACAATACGGTTATCGGGTTGCTAATGTATTTCATGCTGGCGATGGCAATCTTCATCCGCTAATTCTTTATGATAATTCTGTGCATGGAGCATTAGAGCAAGTAGAAGAGATGGGTGGAAAAATTCTTAAACTTTGTGTCCAAGTCGGTGGTAGTATTTCTGGTGAACATGGCATCGGTGCAGAGAAAAGGTGTTATATGCCACAGATGTTTAGCCAAGTTGATTTAGAAACTATGCAATGGGTACGGCAAGTTTTTAATCCTAAAGGGTTAGCAAATCCTGAAAAGATATTCCCCACACCACGAACTTGTGGTGAAGCAGCAAATGCATCGGCACTAAAACAATTTGAAGGTGTGGAAAGATTTTAAGCAGAAAGGAGTTAGGAGTTAGGAGTCATAATTTATCAGGTTTTGGTATTGTTAAGTAGATTCATAACCAAAATTTCCTCCGTATTGTTTCAACTATTCTGACCTCTAACTCCTGAGTTCTGAGTTCTGACTCCTGAATTCTGAATCATCATTTCTTTACATCATCCGGAGGATTACAACTTTATTTTGTAGTTATATACATATTCCGATCGCACTAGGTCACGCTTACAAATGAATCGGGTTGCTCGCCGTTGTGTTGCTTACTTGCTGTGTTTGGGATTAGTAGTCGCTTTAACAGGTTTTTTACCTTCTTCACTGCCAGTTTATTCCCAAAAAACCAGTCCTTTAACTACAGAAATTCGCGGCGTTTGGCTTACTAATGTTGCTAGTGGTGTACTATTTGTCCCTTGGGGTATTAACCGTGCCATAAATCAATTATCGACTCTCAACTTTAATACGATTTATCCTGTAGTTTGGAACCGAGGACATACTTTTTACAAGAGTACTGTAGCCAAAATAACTACAGGATCAGAAACTCAACCTTTGCTTAACTTCATGCACGGTGGACAGGATGTTTTAGCAAAAATAGTAACACTTGCCAAAAATAAAGATTTGAGAGTCATTCCCTGGTTTGAATACGGGTTCATGACGCCGCATTATTCACAATTAGCAAGGCGTTATCCTGACTGGTTGACAATTGGGCAAGAAGGTATAAACTCTATTCAAGATGCTCCACCAGAAGAAATCGACAATCTTTTAATAACTAAACAAGCTTGGTTGAATCCCTTACATCCACAAGTACAAGAGTTTATTCAAGGGTTAATTTTAGAAGTAGTAAGGGATTATGATGTGGATGGTATTCAGCTTGATGACCATTTTGGGATGCCTGTACAGTTCGGCTACGATCGCTTCACTATTGAACTATACCAGCAAGAACATCAAGGCAAAAGTCCCCCTACCGACCCTTTTAACCCAGAATGGATGCGGTGGCGGGCAGATAAAATTACTGATTTTATGGCAGAAATCTATCAAGCTGTGAAGGCAGTTAAGCCCAAAATCAAAATATCTCTGTCTCCCAACTATCAAGCTTTTGCTTATAAATACTATTTGCAAGATTGGGAAAATTGGGTAAAAAAAGGTTTAGTTAATGAGTTAATTTTGCAGGTGTATCGAAACGACAAAAAGTCTTTTATCGCTCAATTGGAACAACCATCTATAAAATTGGCTCAAAGTCTAATTCCTGTAGGTATTGGTATATCCACAGGAACGGTAGGTAATCCGGTGAAAATGGCACAAGTTAGAGAACAGGTTCAGGTAGTACGCGATCGCAATTTTGATGGTATCTCCTTTTTCTACTGGGAGAGTCTGTGGGGTTACATCGTACCGGAATCACCACAACAGCGACGCAAAGGTTTTTTTGAGATGTTTAATGCAAAAACTGTCAGACTATTACAAACAAAGAAACTTTGATGCCATTCGCGCCTAACAATACTAGATTTGGCTTTACGTTGCTGTGGACTTTAGCTACTTTTGGCGGATTTTTATTGAGTTTACTCTTAATTGAAGTCGGCGAAAAGCCAGATGTTGGGGTGGTAGAGGCTGCTATTGGCGGATTTGCGATCGCACTTCCTCAAGGTTGTCTTCTCAAACAACCTATATTTTGTATCAGGTGGATTTTGTCAAGTCTTTTGGGTTGGAGTATTATCACTGCGATCGGTATTGGTGCTGTGGGTTGGATTGTACCTAGCACTCAGATTCTTCCCGTGAGAATCTTGTCAGGGGCGGTTTATGGAGCTTTTGGCGGTTTGGGGATTGGATTAGCACAATGGTTAGCAATTCCCCAGCCTGTAGCATGGCGATGGATATTTGTTTCTGCGGCAAGTTGGGCTGTTGCTGTCCCTGTGGGTTCTGCTGTGGGAACAATCTGGCGCTACTTAAGCCAGTTATTTTTAGGTGAAGTCATCGGATTAGGAATCACTTGGCTGCTGGTTGGTATCCTCACAGGAATCAATGCTTACAAATTGCGATTGTAAGTTGCCACAGACGCGAGCGCATTTTTATTAAGAATTATAAATTTAATTCATGTATACTGAGGTTTGCACTTAGATATATGCAACAATCTTGAAAAACCGTTAAAAAATTTCAGTAAGTTTGCCCTAACCTGCAAATGTATTTTCACCTTCAAAAAGCAGGATTTTGTTAAGCTGACTCCTATTAGCTTTCCTAGATTTCTGACAAGAAGTAGAGAAAGATCAAAATTTCGATGAGCAACAGCTGACAATACTTTGCTATAGGCGCTAAAGTGCATCTACTACAAGCTTAACGACAAAAGAGCGCCTAGAAGAGTCAGTAATACAAGAGTGGGACTCTCGCATGAATATAAATCCAGTGGAATCAACTATGGAGTTGACAAAATTATCGCCACCTCAAATTCTTTTTGGCACAGAAGTAGATGAAAAAAGTAGTAGCGAGCAGTTTCTACTCAGCATGTATGATTCTGTACAGGCATCAATATTTGTAGTTGATGTTTTGGAGGATGGAGATTTTCAATATGTGGCCCTTAATCCCACTCATGAACGGTGGATAGGGATTCGCTCAGACGATCTCCGGGGCAAAAAGCCAGAGGATATCCTCTCTGCTATTGATGCTGCAAAGGTGCGTCAACATTATGTGGACTGTGTAAGCTTCGGCACAACTATTTCTTACGAACAATGTTTGCAATTCCAGGGAGTTCCTACTTGGTGGAGTACGACTCTCACGCCACTAAAAGATTCTAACTCCAAGGTTTATCGATTGATTGGTACTAGTAGTAATATTACCTCTGTGAAGCAAGCAGAGCAAGCAGTTGGACTCCAGGTTGAACGAGAACAACTACTAGAAGCGATCGCTGGACGGATTCACCAATCTGTAAAATTAGAGACAATTCTGCATCAGACTACAATTGAACTGCGACAGTTTTTGAATTGCGATCGCGTGTTAATTTATCGCTTCGAGACTGATGGTAGTGGAGTAATCATTGCCGAATCAACTGTAGCTGCCAGCGATCCACTGTTGGGAAAAAACATCACCGATCCCTGCTTCAGTGGCAAACATCCAGAACACTACGGACGAGGTTGCATTCAAGTTGTTGAAGATATTTATGCAGCCGGCTTGCATCCTTGCCATATAGATTTCCTGACATCTTTGCAGATAAGAGCCAATCTCGTCGTGCCGATTTTCCAAGAGCAAGATATGTGGGGACTATTGATTGCCCAGCATTGCCGTGAATCGCGTCAATGGCAGCAAACGGAAACTGACTTGCTCAAGCAGTTGGCAACTCAAATCGGTATTGCAGTCCAACAGGCAGAACTTCATCAGCAACTCCAGGATCTCAAAGCCAAGATGGAGTTGCAAAAACAGAAACATCTAAATCAGTTGCAGCAGGTGCGAAACTTTGAAGCCTTGGTGCGACGCATGACAGAACAAATCCGCGACAGTCTGGATCAAACTCAGGTGTTGCAGACACTTACCCAGGAATTAGCAAAGTTACTAAACCTTGAGCGTTGCCAAATTGAACTCTACAGTACCTGCCAAACTCTAGTTACTATTGCTTACGAATACAGCATTAATTTGCCCCAATGTCAAGGATTAACCAAACAGATTGCAGACTATCTTGAAGTTTATCAGCCGCTGTTGCAAAAACAACCATTGCAATTTTTGGAAATGGCCTCGGAATGGCAACCAAATTTGCTAGTTATGTCTCAGATGGCTTGTCCAATTTTCGATACTCAAGGGATTTTGGGAAATATTTGGTTGACAAGACCATCACAAGAGGCTTTTGACGAATTTGAAATTGAGCTAATGCAGCAGGTAGCAAATGAATGTGCGATCGCCATTCGTCAAGCCCAGCTTTACAAACAAAACCAGGTACAGGTAAAAGAACTAGAAAAAAGCGATCGCCTCAAAAACCAATTTCTCAGAACCCTGTCCCAAGAACTGCGGACACCCATAACAAGCATTAGCCTTGCAGTCCAAACTCTCGAAAGTGTCCTCACACCAGCAGAAATATCAGAAATAGAAATAGTGCCGCAACTCTTGCAGATTCTGCATAACGAGTGTGGGCGAGAAAGCAAGTTAATTAACGACCTACTCACACTCACATATCTCGAAGCCGAACCCGATCCTCCAACCTTGATTGCCATTGACTTTCAAAGCTGGCTTCATCCCATTATCGAGTCTTTTCGAGACCTCACCAACTGCCAGCGACAGCAGTTAAACCTGACTGTCGATCGGGCGCTGCCGCCTTTGGAGACAGATATCACTGATTTGGAGCGGATTGTCACCGAACTGCTCAACCATGCCTGCAAATATACCCCAGCCGGGGAAGCGATCGCAGTCTCTGCTCAGTTGATCGGGGATACAGTCGAGCTTAATATTACCAATTCGGGAATAGAGCTTACCAGCAATGAACTCTCGCGGATTTTTGAACCTTTCTATCACCTTTCCAAACACGACCCTTGGAAACATAGCGGCACAGGGCTGGAATTGGCATTAGTGCAAAAAATGGTCAGACATTTAGGCGGCTCAATTTATGTAGAGAGTGCAGCAGGTCAAACCACCTTCACTGTCAAATTCCCCTTTTAATTCCTTTTTTGGGCATAGCACTAGCTAAATTGTCAAAAGTTATGCTACCATTGTTATTCGTGTGGGTGACTAGCTCAACGGTAGAGCAGTAGACTCTTAATCTATTGGTTGCGGGTTCGATTCCCTCGTCACCCACTCTCTTCAGCCCTTCAGAATTTACCCTTGCCTAAATCGAGCAAGTACCAACCTTTTAAAGCCCCTATTTTCGGGGATAAATACCAGTAAACCTTTGACTAATTTAACTAAAAATCTCCCTTGCTCTTAGCAGTCTAGTGGAATGTATTGCTTGTCCACTGGACGTTTAGAATGTGACGAAATAGAGATTATACTTACTTCTGTTTCTTCTTGGGATTAGTCAAATCCAAGTTTAAAAAATCCATCTTCTGGTAGGGCTTGCATAATGAAGTAAATTGCAAGTCCTACGGCAGTAATTGCTATAACAGGTAAAAAAACTTCAAAAATCAAGGTTAAGTTTAAAGCATCCATGAGAGTGATTTTGTCGGTCATTCTTAACGTGCTGCGAATCAATTTTCTTTAAACCTAAAATTTTTATTAAATATAGTTTGAATGTCTTAACTGTCTTAACTGTCCTTGTATCTTTTTCTCATGAGTGATAATTTATTCTGTGTATTTATCTATACGTAGAAAGATCATGAAAAGTATCACCAGAATTACACGACTGATTCTAGTGTTTTTGGCATTTTGGCGTTGCATAATGGCGGTATGAATCATACTGAAACTGGAACATCCCAAAACTTGAGATAGTGAAGTAGCAATCGAATCGAGTATTTCAGCATTTGTGCTGATTTGGAATAACATAGCGTTTTTCGATGCAATCGAGCGAGATAGTGGCGCAACCGGGTGTTTTCCCCCTCAACTCGTGTCATGTAAGTCTTGCTCACAATCTGAGTCGCCCTCTGGAATAAAGCCTGGATAGACCAACCATCCATCCGTGACATAGAAATAGCACTGCCAAGTACCTACAATATCCCATAACGGTCGAAAAGTTTCGGCGCTATGGTCGCCCAAAACCCACGCTAAAATACCTTGTGTGAAGTGGTTCACTGCTGTCCAAAGCCAAACTTTGTTTTTTTTGAGCCGACGAACGTTTCTAGTTCATCGAGTTCGCCAACTTCTGGAATTGTCTCTGGATCATAAACATCAGGTAGCAGTTCTCCTACAAGTTTTACCCAAGTAATCAATGTCGTGTGATGCACACCTTTGACCCGTTCAATGCCACGAAATCCCATACCATTAACGTACATTTTCAGGCATTCCCGTTTCACTTCATCACTGTATCCT
This portion of the Nostoc sp. GT001 genome encodes:
- a CDS encoding GAF domain-containing protein translates to MNINPVESTMELTKLSPPQILFGTEVDEKSSSEQFLLSMYDSVQASIFVVDVLEDGDFQYVALNPTHERWIGIRSDDLRGKKPEDILSAIDAAKVRQHYVDCVSFGTTISYEQCLQFQGVPTWWSTTLTPLKDSNSKVYRLIGTSSNITSVKQAEQAVGLQVEREQLLEAIAGRIHQSVKLETILHQTTIELRQFLNCDRVLIYRFETDGSGVIIAESTVAASDPLLGKNITDPCFSGKHPEHYGRGCIQVVEDIYAAGLHPCHIDFLTSLQIRANLVVPIFQEQDMWGLLIAQHCRESRQWQQTETDLLKQLATQIGIAVQQAELHQQLQDLKAKMELQKQKHLNQLQQVRNFEALVRRMTEQIRDSLDQTQVLQTLTQELAKLLNLERCQIELYSTCQTLVTIAYEYSINLPQCQGLTKQIADYLEVYQPLLQKQPLQFLEMASEWQPNLLVMSQMACPIFDTQGILGNIWLTRPSQEAFDEFEIELMQQVANECAIAIRQAQLYKQNQVQVKELEKSDRLKNQFLRTLSQELRTPITSISLAVQTLESVLTPAEISEIEIVPQLLQILHNECGRESKLINDLLTLTYLEAEPDPPTLIAIDFQSWLHPIIESFRDLTNCQRQQLNLTVDRALPPLETDITDLERIVTELLNHACKYTPAGEAIAVSAQLIGDTVELNITNSGIELTSNELSRIFEPFYHLSKHDPWKHSGTGLELALVQKMVRHLGGSIYVESAAGQTTFTVKFPF
- a CDS encoding glycoside hydrolase family 10 protein, which gives rise to MNRVARRCVAYLLCLGLVVALTGFLPSSLPVYSQKTSPLTTEIRGVWLTNVASGVLFVPWGINRAINQLSTLNFNTIYPVVWNRGHTFYKSTVAKITTGSETQPLLNFMHGGQDVLAKIVTLAKNKDLRVIPWFEYGFMTPHYSQLARRYPDWLTIGQEGINSIQDAPPEEIDNLLITKQAWLNPLHPQVQEFIQGLILEVVRDYDVDGIQLDDHFGMPVQFGYDRFTIELYQQEHQGKSPPTDPFNPEWMRWRADKITDFMAEIYQAVKAVKPKIKISLSPNYQAFAYKYYLQDWENWVKKGLVNELILQVYRNDKKSFIAQLEQPSIKLAQSLIPVGIGISTGTVGNPVKMAQVREQVQVVRDRNFDGISFFYWESLWGYIVPESPQQRRKGFFEMFNAKTVRLLQTKKL
- the glcD gene encoding glycolate oxidase subunit GlcD, with the protein product MLTQDKKQRNWKPILKAFEGVLGKNGVVQRREELITYECDGLTGYRQRPAVVVLPRTTEQVAQVVKICNQYSIPFIARGSGTGLSGGALPVEDSVLIVTSLMRQILSIDLENQRTVVQPGVINSWVTQAVSGAGFYYAPDPSSQIICSIGGNIAENSGGVHCLKYGVTTNHVLGLKIVTPEGDIIDMGGQIPEMPGYDLTGVFVGSEGTLGIATEITLRILKSAESICVLLADFTSIEAAGATVSDIISAGIIPGGMEMMDNFSINAVEDVVATNCYPRDATAILLIEIDGLEVEVAGNKQRVTEICKKNGARNVTSATDPETRLKLWKGRKAAFAAAGHLSPDYYVQDGVIPRTQLPYVLHEIEALSKQYGYRVANVFHAGDGNLHPLILYDNSVHGALEQVEEMGGKILKLCVQVGGSISGEHGIGAEKRCYMPQMFSQVDLETMQWVRQVFNPKGLANPEKIFPTPRTCGEAANASALKQFEGVERF